GTCCTTGGTGAACACCGCGTCGCGCAGCGTGAGCGGCGCCCACGGCACCACGACGACGTCGGCGAAGCCGGCCTCGAACACCGTGCGGGCCGCCTCGGGGTCGACGTAGAAGTTGAACTCGGCCGCGGCGGTGATGTTGCCGCGGCCGTTGTTGGAGCCGCCCATGATGTACAGCGACTTCACGCGCTTCGGGAACTCGGGGTCGCGGATCGCGGCGAGGGCCACGTTGGTGAGCGGGCCGATCGCGACGATCGACACCTCGCCCGGCTGCTCGGCCGTGATGCGCAGCATCGCGTCGACGGCGTTCTCGGCCTGCGCCTCGAGGCCGGAGTCGTCGATCGAGAGCCCGCCCGAGCCGTCGCCGTGCACGTTCTCGGCCGAGACCCACTCGCGCATGAGCGGGCGCTGCGCGCCGAGGAAGATCGGCACCGCGTCGAGGCGGTCGGCCACGTTCAGCGTCATCCACGCGTTGCGGACCTGCTGCGCGAAGCCCACGTTGCCGGCGACCATCGTGATCGCGCGCAGATCGGCGGCGGGATCGAGCAGGCCCACGAGGATCGCGACGCAGTCGTCCTGGGCGGTGTCGGTGTCGAGGATGAAGGGGGTGCTCACCGATCCAGTCTAGGTCGGCGGCCCGCGGCGCTCAGACGAGGACCTCGAGCTCCTCCGGCAGGCCCGTGCGCAGTTCGACGGGAAGGTGCGCGACGTCGTTGTGCGTCACCAGCGTCCAGGGGCGCCCGGGCTTCTGCGCGATCACCGAGAGTCCGCCGTGCGCCTGGTTCAGCGTCATCCAGCGCCACTCCGGCGCGTCGAGCACCTCGCGCACGAACCACGCGATGACGAAGTTGTGCGTGATGAGCAGCTCGTGCACCTCGTCCTGCTTGCGGACGAGGAACTCCCCCATCGCGTCGGCCATCTGGGCGCGGCCGGCCTCGATCTGCTCCTGGGTGACGGCGCCGAAGAACGGCTCGTAGGCGGCCGGGGTCTCGTCGGTGAGCCCCGTGGGCACGCAGTCGAACAGCAGGGCGTGCGGGAGCGGCTCGACGGCCGGCATCCGCTCGGCGATCAGCCGTGCGGTCTCGCTGGTGCGCTGCAGCGGCGAGTGCCAAACCGCGTCGAAGGGGATGCCGGAG
This genomic interval from Microbacterium sediminis contains the following:
- a CDS encoding nucleoside hydrolase — translated: MSTPFILDTDTAQDDCVAILVGLLDPAADLRAITMVAGNVGFAQQVRNAWMTLNVADRLDAVPIFLGAQRPLMREWVSAENVHGDGSGGLSIDDSGLEAQAENAVDAMLRITAEQPGEVSIVAIGPLTNVALAAIRDPEFPKRVKSLYIMGGSNNGRGNITAAAEFNFYVDPEAARTVFEAGFADVVVVPWAPLTLRDAVFTKDRIAQLAGIGTPLARFVERVCRGTLAFDESVGIPGSTHPDSLTAALLLHPELITAEAPYAVDIETSSELTRGYSAMSWGVHGLEPNARVIEAVDGDAFFRYICDLVSQLTQPPRPFTPAL
- a CDS encoding histidine phosphatase family protein translates to MTHYIYLVRHGEQQDAEHGVEDGPLSSRGRRQARALADRLSGIPFDAVWHSPLQRTSETARLIAERMPAVEPLPHALLFDCVPTGLTDETPAAYEPFFGAVTQEQIEAGRAQMADAMGEFLVRKQDEVHELLITHNFVIAWFVREVLDAPEWRWMTLNQAHGGLSVIAQKPGRPWTLVTHNDVAHLPVELRTGLPEELEVLV